One Candidatus Methylomirabilota bacterium genomic region harbors:
- a CDS encoding ATP-binding protein, with amino-acid sequence MPRLYWRIYRHFLGVLLIVGLAATIAFAVGQRSVFQRQVAERGARHVAALVAESFAHPDELNRRVRQLHDDLDVDVTVRDADGRRMVAAGAELRMLTPSELADLRGGSLLTRPAPWFVATAVRAPGSGAVVGFVEVSAPRPLHAATFWRPGLTVALVLLIVAVAAAPLARRISRPVERLTEAARRLGRGELAYRVPEEAGRGFRRWWPGRKPHHDELRELTRAFNDMAERVERLVGGQKELLANVSHELRSPLARIRVALALLPRDGESEARLRVVEDDLAELERLIDDVLTTARLEATGLPPHLGSVDIRRLLAELAERAGHDPLTAGMVVRVVEGPPLAIVADGVLLKRAVWNLVENAAKYGAPPITLGAVREGDRVLLSVEDEGEGIASAERERVLAPFYRLDRARTPSGSGTASHGFGLGLTLARRVAEVHGGRIEIGATTGSGGSERGCRVALVLPAEPPGPGGRAAQNP; translated from the coding sequence GTGCCGCGCCTGTACTGGCGCATCTACCGGCATTTCCTCGGCGTGCTCCTGATCGTCGGGCTCGCGGCGACCATCGCCTTCGCCGTCGGCCAGCGCAGCGTGTTCCAGCGTCAGGTCGCGGAGCGGGGAGCCCGCCACGTCGCCGCGCTCGTCGCCGAGAGCTTCGCCCATCCGGACGAGCTGAACCGGCGGGTTCGCCAGCTCCACGACGATCTCGACGTCGACGTGACGGTCCGGGATGCCGACGGGCGGCGGATGGTCGCCGCCGGCGCCGAGCTCCGGATGCTGACCCCGAGCGAGCTGGCGGACCTCCGCGGCGGGAGCCTCCTGACGCGTCCCGCGCCCTGGTTCGTGGCGACCGCGGTCCGGGCGCCGGGCTCCGGCGCGGTCGTCGGGTTCGTCGAGGTCTCGGCTCCCCGGCCCCTGCACGCCGCCACCTTCTGGCGGCCCGGGCTCACCGTGGCCCTCGTGCTGCTCATCGTCGCGGTGGCCGCCGCTCCGCTGGCGCGCCGGATCTCCCGGCCGGTGGAGCGCCTCACCGAGGCGGCGCGGCGCCTCGGCCGCGGCGAGCTCGCCTACCGGGTCCCCGAGGAGGCGGGCCGCGGGTTCCGTCGCTGGTGGCCGGGGCGGAAACCGCACCACGACGAGCTGCGGGAGCTGACGCGCGCCTTCAACGACATGGCCGAGCGCGTCGAGCGCCTGGTGGGCGGGCAGAAGGAGCTCCTGGCCAACGTGTCGCACGAGCTGCGCTCCCCCCTGGCGCGCATCCGGGTGGCGCTGGCCCTCCTCCCGCGTGACGGGGAGAGCGAGGCCCGTCTGCGGGTCGTGGAGGATGACCTCGCCGAGCTGGAGCGGCTGATCGACGACGTCCTGACCACCGCCCGACTGGAGGCGACGGGACTCCCGCCGCACCTCGGCTCCGTGGATATCCGCCGGCTCCTCGCCGAGCTGGCCGAGCGGGCCGGCCACGACCCGTTGACCGCGGGCATGGTCGTCCGCGTGGTCGAGGGGCCGCCGCTCGCCATCGTCGCCGACGGTGTGCTGCTCAAGCGGGCGGTCTGGAACCTCGTGGAGAACGCCGCCAAGTACGGCGCTCCGCCGATCACGCTCGGCGCGGTGCGGGAGGGCGACCGGGTCCTGCTCAGCGTCGAGGACGAGGGGGAGGGGATCGCCTCGGCCGAGCGCGAGCGCGTGCTGGCGCCGTTCTACCGGCTGGACCGCGCGCGCACCCCGAGCGGGAGCGGGACGGCCTCTCACGGCTTCGGGCTCGGGCTCACCCTGGCGCGGCGCGTCGCCGAGGTGCATGGCGGGCGCATCGAGATCGGCGCGACGACGGGGAGCGGCGGGTCGGAGCGGGGCTGCCGGGTGGCCCTCGTGCTGCCCGCCGAGCCGCCAGGGCCGGGCGGTCGCGCCGCTCAGAATCCGTGA
- a CDS encoding response regulator transcription factor has translation MSNRVAALLIDDDARLGALVAEYLGKNEIDVAVAGDGERGLAALRKRHFDVVLLDVMLPGADGLEVCRRIRAAPELQAIPVVMLTAKGDDVDRIVGLELGADDYLAKPFNPRELLARIRAVLRRAAGPGAPAGPGVPAGPRRFRSGELAIDFDAREVTVGGRRPVLTHYEFELLAALARAAGRVLSREQLLDALKGEAYEAFDRSIDVHISKLRAKLEVNPRAPRHIKTVRGVGYRLSRGEG, from the coding sequence ATGTCGAACCGCGTGGCCGCGCTGCTCATCGACGACGACGCGCGCCTGGGCGCCCTGGTGGCGGAGTATCTCGGCAAGAACGAGATCGACGTCGCCGTCGCCGGTGATGGGGAGCGCGGCCTCGCGGCCCTCCGGAAGCGGCACTTCGACGTGGTGCTGCTCGACGTGATGCTGCCCGGGGCGGACGGCCTGGAGGTGTGCCGCCGCATCCGGGCGGCCCCCGAGCTGCAGGCGATCCCGGTGGTCATGCTCACCGCCAAGGGCGACGACGTCGACCGGATCGTGGGGCTCGAGCTGGGGGCCGACGACTACCTCGCCAAGCCCTTCAATCCCCGCGAGCTGCTCGCCCGCATCCGCGCGGTGCTGCGGCGTGCCGCCGGGCCCGGCGCGCCGGCGGGCCCGGGTGTCCCGGCCGGCCCCCGGCGCTTCCGCTCCGGCGAGCTCGCGATCGACTTCGACGCCCGCGAGGTCACCGTCGGCGGGCGGCGTCCCGTGCTCACGCACTACGAGTTCGAGCTCCTGGCCGCCCTGGCCCGGGCGGCCGGCCGCGTGCTCTCGCGGGAACAGCTCCTCGACGCCCTCAAGGGGGAGGCCTACGAGGCCTTCGATCGCTCGATCGACGTGCACATCTCGAAGCTCCGGGCCAAGCTCGAGGTGAACCCCAGGGCGCCGCGCCACATCAAGACGGTGCGGGGCGTGGGTTACCGGCTGTCCCGCGGCGAGGGTTGA
- a CDS encoding periplasmic heavy metal sensor, whose protein sequence is MTRRTVIGMVAGVTAGLVAGVGAVAFGAHAGGRHGIMKRMIVSAIDEALDEARVTPDQRTAIHGARDRVFATLEAQRATRRAHLEEALRLFEADAVDPARVEALHQQADAERERVRDTIHQALVEVHDVLTPAQRKALADYVRAHRLSHLH, encoded by the coding sequence ATGACGCGACGGACGGTGATCGGGATGGTGGCCGGGGTGACGGCGGGTCTGGTGGCCGGAGTGGGCGCCGTGGCCTTCGGCGCTCACGCCGGGGGCCGGCACGGGATCATGAAGCGGATGATCGTCTCGGCGATCGACGAGGCGCTGGACGAGGCCCGGGTGACGCCGGATCAGCGCACCGCGATCCATGGAGCGCGCGACCGCGTCTTCGCGACGCTGGAAGCCCAGCGGGCGACCCGGCGGGCGCACCTGGAAGAGGCGCTCCGGCTGTTCGAGGCCGATGCGGTCGATCCGGCCCGGGTCGAGGCGCTCCACCAGCAGGCTGACGCCGAGCGGGAGCGCGTCCGGGACACGATCCACCAGGCGCTGGTCGAGGTGCACGACGTCCTCACCCCGGCCCAGCGCAAGGCCCTGGCCGACTATGTGCGGGCGCATCGGCTGAGCCACCTGCACTGA
- a CDS encoding thioredoxin family protein, with protein sequence MRRLIVSILPGLVAAGLLASSPADSQVRLAQEPSQGRPTPQPASAAKIHWRTALYGAFEEALQVKKPLVVYFYQRACQWCDRIEAGPFASPEVNALGDKAVFARIDYEQDDQHKNVSKMVQSLRIDRFPTVVLLDVWPDAIMERGRVVGYFDILTYYFRLSQLFLEPPATKPTPKP encoded by the coding sequence GTGAGGCGCCTGATCGTCTCGATACTCCCCGGGCTGGTCGCCGCCGGCCTGCTCGCGAGCTCCCCGGCCGACTCGCAGGTCCGGCTGGCCCAGGAGCCGTCTCAGGGCCGGCCGACCCCGCAGCCCGCGTCGGCGGCGAAGATCCACTGGCGGACCGCGCTGTACGGAGCCTTCGAGGAGGCCCTGCAGGTCAAGAAGCCCTTGGTCGTGTACTTCTACCAGCGGGCGTGTCAGTGGTGCGACCGGATCGAGGCCGGTCCGTTCGCCAGCCCGGAAGTCAACGCGCTCGGCGACAAGGCCGTCTTCGCGCGGATCGACTACGAGCAGGACGACCAGCACAAGAACGTCTCGAAGATGGTGCAGTCGCTCCGGATCGATCGCTTTCCCACCGTCGTGCTGCTGGACGTCTGGCCGGACGCGATCATGGAGCGAGGACGCGTGGTCGGGTACTTCGACATCCTGACCTACTACTTCCGTCTGAGCCAGCTCTTCCTGGAGCCGCCCGCCACCAAGCCCACGCCCAAGCCCTGA
- a CDS encoding Mur ligase family protein produces MAPDPAPGARLADDGVVLPAVDRRSVRRIHFVGVAGTGMGSFAGMLKTAGYEVTGSDQNVFPPMSEMLAAWGIRVLTPYSPANLDAAKPDLVIIGNVIRRVNPEAGEVRARRLPQMSFPAALGSFFLDARHAVVVVGTHGKTTTAALMGHVLVEAGRDPSFLVGGVLRNYAANYRLGAGPHFVVEGDEYDTAYFDKGPKFLHYRPRTAILTSIELDHADIFRDLPHYESAFERFVGLLPPDGLLAVSAAYPNALRIARRGPARVVTYAAAHDAAADYTVRDLALDPEGARFDVLERGRVIGPMRLPLGGAHNVENALGVVAAALGLGLALEEVRHGLATFAGVRRRQELRAEVGGVTVIDDFAHHPTAVRETLAAIRARYPGRRVWAVFEPRSNTSRRNIHQDEYALAFAGAGRVSLKIPEPHDMVPADQRLDVARLTAALGRQGIEAEAEPEVDALVLRVARGLRPGDVVLVMSNGAFGGFLDKLLAALGHPPP; encoded by the coding sequence ATGGCGCCTGATCCGGCGCCGGGCGCGCGGCTCGCCGACGACGGGGTGGTCCTCCCGGCCGTGGACCGCCGGAGCGTCCGGCGCATCCACTTCGTGGGCGTGGCCGGGACCGGGATGGGCTCGTTCGCGGGGATGCTCAAGACCGCGGGCTACGAGGTGACCGGGAGCGACCAGAACGTCTTCCCGCCGATGAGCGAGATGCTGGCGGCCTGGGGCATCCGCGTGCTGACGCCGTACAGCCCGGCCAACCTCGACGCCGCCAAGCCGGACCTGGTCATCATCGGCAACGTCATCCGCCGCGTGAACCCCGAGGCCGGCGAGGTGCGGGCCCGCCGCCTGCCGCAGATGAGCTTCCCGGCGGCGCTGGGTAGCTTCTTCCTGGACGCGCGGCACGCGGTGGTGGTCGTCGGCACCCACGGGAAGACGACGACCGCGGCGCTGATGGGACACGTGCTGGTGGAGGCGGGCCGTGACCCCTCCTTCCTGGTCGGCGGGGTCCTCCGGAACTACGCGGCGAACTACCGGCTCGGCGCCGGCCCCCACTTCGTGGTCGAGGGTGACGAGTACGACACGGCGTACTTCGACAAGGGGCCGAAGTTCCTCCACTACCGACCGCGGACGGCGATCCTCACCAGCATCGAGCTGGACCACGCCGACATCTTCCGCGACCTGCCCCACTACGAGTCGGCCTTCGAGCGCTTCGTGGGGCTGCTGCCGCCGGACGGCCTGCTGGCGGTCAGCGCCGCCTACCCGAATGCCCTGCGGATCGCGCGCCGCGGCCCGGCGCGGGTCGTGACCTATGCCGCCGCCCATGATGCGGCCGCGGACTACACGGTGCGTGACCTGGCGCTCGATCCGGAGGGCGCGCGCTTCGACGTCCTCGAGCGCGGCCGGGTCATCGGCCCGATGCGCCTGCCGCTCGGCGGCGCCCACAACGTGGAGAACGCCCTCGGCGTGGTGGCGGCCGCCCTGGGCCTCGGCCTCGCGCTCGAGGAGGTCCGGCACGGCCTCGCGACGTTCGCCGGCGTCCGCCGGCGGCAGGAGCTGCGGGCGGAGGTGGGCGGGGTCACCGTGATCGACGACTTCGCCCACCACCCGACCGCGGTCCGGGAGACCCTCGCCGCCATCCGCGCCCGCTACCCCGGCCGGCGCGTGTGGGCGGTGTTCGAGCCCCGCTCCAACACCAGCCGCCGCAACATCCATCAGGACGAGTACGCCTTGGCCTTCGCCGGCGCCGGGCGGGTGAGCCTCAAGATCCCCGAGCCCCACGACATGGTCCCGGCCGACCAGCGGCTGGACGTGGCCCGCCTGACGGCGGCGCTCGGCCGCCAGGGGATCGAGGCGGAGGCCGAGCCGGAGGTCGACGCGCTGGTCCTGCGCGTCGCGCGCGGACTCCGGCCGGGCGACGTCGTCCTGGTCATGAGCAACGGCGCGTTCGGGGGCTTCCTGGACAAGCTCCTGGCCGCCCTCGGGCACCCTCCGCCGTGA
- a CDS encoding serine hydrolase domain-containing protein has protein sequence MSARLQTLLDEGVASGIFPGAAALVLRGGECLFEGAAGDATARTLFDLASLTKVMCTTAAFLSLWGEGKLEPDTPVARYGPDSAAGRAGVTFGDLLYHRAGLPAFRPFFAPVMREEPRLFARDCDPARRAAARRAVVDQALATPPAEPPRARAVYSDVGFLVLGELLSVAAGVPLDALFAERVAAPLGLAARFRRLSAPPAGPEPATIASTGATRPREAAPGQEGLWAPIGPYPSAPGEVDDDNAWAMDGVAGHAGLFGTVGDVAAFGRAVLDELAGAGRVAPGGLWERALRRDGETPGSSRALGFDTRLPGDAPAGSSAGRLLGARPPGAVGHLGFTGTSVWIDRARGLVVALCTNRTARGRAETRIRAFRPRFHDAVVEGLGHGA, from the coding sequence TCGACGAGGGCGTCGCCTCGGGGATCTTCCCCGGCGCGGCGGCCCTGGTCCTGCGCGGCGGCGAGTGTCTGTTCGAGGGCGCGGCCGGGGATGCCACCGCGCGAACGCTCTTCGATCTCGCCTCGCTCACCAAGGTGATGTGCACCACCGCCGCCTTCCTCTCGCTGTGGGGCGAGGGCAAGCTCGAGCCCGACACGCCGGTCGCGCGCTATGGTCCGGACTCGGCCGCGGGGCGGGCCGGCGTCACGTTCGGCGACCTGCTCTACCACCGCGCCGGCCTCCCGGCCTTCAGACCCTTCTTCGCGCCGGTGATGCGGGAGGAGCCGCGGCTCTTCGCCCGCGACTGCGACCCTGCGCGGCGGGCGGCGGCCCGCCGGGCGGTCGTCGACCAGGCGCTGGCGACGCCGCCGGCCGAGCCGCCCCGGGCGCGCGCGGTGTACAGCGACGTGGGCTTCCTCGTCCTCGGGGAGCTGCTCTCGGTGGCGGCGGGCGTCCCGCTCGACGCGCTCTTCGCCGAGCGCGTGGCGGCGCCCCTCGGGCTCGCCGCGCGCTTCCGGCGGCTCTCGGCGCCCCCGGCCGGCCCGGAGCCGGCCACGATCGCGTCCACCGGGGCGACGCGTCCTCGCGAGGCGGCCCCCGGCCAGGAAGGGCTGTGGGCGCCGATCGGGCCGTATCCGTCGGCCCCCGGCGAGGTGGACGACGACAACGCCTGGGCGATGGACGGCGTGGCCGGGCACGCCGGGCTCTTCGGGACCGTCGGGGACGTCGCGGCGTTCGGCCGGGCGGTGCTGGACGAGCTCGCCGGCGCCGGACGGGTCGCGCCGGGTGGACTCTGGGAGCGCGCGCTCCGGCGGGACGGCGAGACGCCCGGGAGCAGCCGCGCCCTCGGCTTCGACACCCGGCTGCCCGGTGACGCCCCCGCCGGGTCATCCGCCGGCCGCCTCCTGGGTGCCCGCCCGCCCGGCGCCGTCGGCCACCTCGGCTTCACCGGCACGAGCGTGTGGATCGACCGGGCCCGCGGGCTGGTCGTCGCCCTCTGCACCAACCGGACCGCCCGCGGGCGCGCCGAGACCCGCATCCGCGCCTTTCGCCCGCGCTTTCACGACGCGGTGGTCGAGGGTCTCGGGCATGGCGCCTGA